Proteins from one Coleofasciculus sp. FACHB-T130 genomic window:
- the crtE gene encoding geranylgeranyl diphosphate synthase CrtE — protein MLATDDLHAPKGKSATFDLSTYLTQQQALVEAALDSSLPVTYPEKIYEAMRYSLLAGGKRLRPILCLASCELAGGTLEMAMPTACALEMVHTMSLIHDDLPAMDNDDYRRGKLTNHKVYGEDIAILAGDGLLTYAFEFIASNTQNVPAARVLQVIAQLAKAVGAAGLVGGQVVDLESEGKPDIQEETLTFIHTHKTGALLEACVVCGAILAGAEMETLQRMSRYAQNIGLAFQIVDDILDITATQEELGKTAGKDIQAQKATYPRLWGLEESKVKAQQLIDAAKGELATFGEKANPLIAIADFITTRTH, from the coding sequence ATGTTAGCGACAGATGACCTTCATGCTCCCAAAGGTAAATCAGCGACCTTTGACCTTTCAACCTACCTGACTCAACAACAGGCTCTGGTAGAAGCAGCTCTGGATAGTTCCCTCCCAGTCACATACCCAGAGAAAATTTATGAGGCGATGCGCTACTCGCTTTTAGCTGGAGGCAAGCGCCTGCGTCCGATTCTTTGCCTTGCCAGCTGCGAACTGGCTGGAGGCACCCTAGAAATGGCGATGCCCACTGCTTGCGCCTTGGAGATGGTTCATACCATGTCCTTGATTCACGACGACTTACCGGCGATGGATAACGACGACTACCGGCGGGGCAAATTGACCAACCATAAGGTTTATGGTGAAGATATTGCCATTCTGGCGGGGGATGGTCTACTGACATACGCCTTTGAGTTCATTGCCTCAAATACCCAGAATGTACCGGCAGCGCGAGTGTTGCAGGTAATTGCTCAGTTAGCCAAAGCAGTTGGTGCTGCGGGATTGGTGGGCGGTCAAGTCGTTGACTTGGAATCTGAAGGAAAGCCGGATATTCAGGAAGAAACGCTCACTTTCATTCATACCCACAAAACAGGTGCGCTACTAGAAGCTTGTGTGGTCTGCGGCGCGATTTTAGCGGGAGCAGAAATGGAAACCTTGCAACGGATGTCTCGCTACGCCCAAAATATTGGGTTGGCGTTTCAGATTGTGGATGACATTTTGGATATCACGGCGACTCAGGAGGAGTTGGGGAAAACTGCTGGGAAGGACATTCAAGCCCAAAAGGCAACTTACCCAAGGCTTTGGGGACTTGAGGAATCAAAAGTTAAGGCTCAGCAACTGATTGACGCCGCCAAAGGAGAACTGGCAACCTTTGGAGAAAAAGCTAATCCCCTGATTGCGATCGCAGATTTCATTACTACTCGCACTCACTAG
- a CDS encoding divergent PAP2 family protein, whose amino-acid sequence MQDFAHILENHVLLVATVACLIAQASKLIIDLAQHGKVNVRVLVTTGGMPSAHSALVTALATGIGQTVGWDSIEFALATIFAVIVMYDAAGVRQAAGKQARILNQIIDELFQEHHKFNEDRLKELLGHTPFQVIVGSALGIAVSCLAGPAY is encoded by the coding sequence ATGCAGGACTTTGCCCACATCCTAGAAAACCATGTGCTACTGGTTGCAACCGTAGCTTGTTTAATTGCTCAAGCATCCAAGCTGATCATCGACTTAGCCCAACATGGCAAGGTGAATGTGCGCGTCTTAGTTACCACTGGCGGGATGCCAAGCGCTCATTCAGCATTGGTAACAGCGCTGGCAACCGGCATTGGACAAACAGTGGGATGGGACAGCATTGAATTTGCGCTCGCCACCATTTTTGCCGTTATCGTCATGTACGATGCCGCTGGCGTCCGTCAGGCTGCGGGTAAGCAAGCTCGCATCCTGAACCAAATTATCGATGAGCTATTTCAAGAACATCACAAGTTTAACGAAGACCGTCTCAAGGAGTTACTGGGACATACACCGTTTCAGGTGATTGTGGGTTCAGCACTCGGCATCGCCGTCTCCTGCTTAGCAGGGCCAGCATATTAG